AGAATACGCCTTAGGTAAAGACAAAGCGGTTCAAATTATTCAAAGGTTAACCTCTCAATTGCAGGTTAAACCATTTGATTTTGCTCGTCGTGTGGATGCAACTCAAATCTATCATTTTTTACAAAATGAGCATCCTCAAACCATTGCACTTGTTTTGGCACATTTAGAGCCGGAGCAATCTTCTTATATTCTGTCATCACTCACTGAGGAACTACAATCTGATGTTGCTAGGAGAATTGCCTTATTAGAGCAGGCCTCACCTGAAGTGATAAAAGAAGTAGAGAATATTCTCGAACAGAAACTAGCGGCAACGGTACGTCAAGACTATAGTGTGGTTGGAGGAATTGAGTCGATCGTCAGCATCCTAAATGGAGTGGATCGTACTACGGAGAAGAGTATCTTAGAGACCCTGGAAATGAAAGATCAATCATTGGCAGAGGAAATTAAGAAGCGGATGTTTATCTTCGAAGATATTATTAATCTTGATAAACGTGCGATTCAACGTGTAATTCAAGAAGTTGAAAACCAAGACCTTATGCTTGCATTGAAAGCTTCTAGTCCTGATGTTAAGAAAGTCATCTTTGATAATATGTCGACTCGTATGGTGGAAACCTTTGAAGAAGAAATGCAATACCTCGGGCCAGTTAGAGTCAAAGATGTTGAAGAAGCGCAAGGAAGAATTGTTTCTGTTATTCGTAGATTAGAAGAATCTGGTGAGCTTGTAATCGCACGGGGTGGCACGGATGTCTTATTCTAAAGTTTTCAAGGCTTCACAGCTTTCATTTATGAATGATGTAAAAATAATCGCACAGCCAACAGTTAAATTTACCTTGTCTGGTGATGGGGAATCTCCACCATCTCCTCATAGTGAGGAAGAGGGGAAAGCAACCCATCAAGTTCATTTCATGCTGGAAGAGGCAAAAGCTGAAGCACAAGCGATCATTGATAACGCACGGAAGCAGGCACAATCGATGGAAGAAGCAACTGATGCAAAGGTAAATCAATGGTGGGAAGAGAACCAAAAGAAACTTGAGAATTTGTCATTTGAAGCTAAACAGCAAGGGTACCAAGACGGATTTGAGCTTGGCCGAAAAGACTCTGAAAATGAACTTAAACAACAATACCGTGAAAAAATGGAGCAGATTCAGCATCTACTAAATCAGGCTTATCAGCAAAAAGAAGAGATAATCGCTGAAGCAGAACCGTTTTTGTTGGAACTAAGTACGGTGATTGCCTCTCAAATTATTAAGCAGGAACTTGATCAATCTCCAGATAAATTTATCGAGTTAATCAAACAGCACATTCTTCGAGTGAAGGAAAAAGAATCAATTACAGTGTGTGTTCATCCTGATGATTTTGATTTTATACAAGGACAGCGATCCCACCTCATTGCGATGGTAAATGGAGAAACCGAAATCAAAATCTTCCCGGATCACTCGATTTCATCTAAGGGCTGTGTTATTCGTACGGCTTTTGGAAGTGTTGATGCTCGAATTGATACACAACTAGAAGAAATAAAAAAGGTGATTTTAGAGGCAAGAAGGGTGAATGACCAAAATGTTGTCAGCTGATCAATATATCAAATTGGTTCGTGGAATGGATCCTGTTAGAGTGAATGGAAAAATAACTCAAATTATTGGCCTTACCATTGAATCACAAGGACCAGATGTAAGAATCGGTGAAATGTGTTCCATTTATCCGTCAGGGTCACAAGATCCGATACAAGCCGAAGTAGTTGGAATCCGAGAAAACAAGGTTCTGTTAATGCCGCTTGGAGAGGTTAGATCTATAGGTCCAGGGTGTGATGTTGTCGCAAGCGGGAAGCCGATGATGGTAAAAGCTGGACACCAATTACTTGGGAGAATCCTGGATGGTTTAGGTCAACCGCTTGATGGAAAGCCACTTCCACTTGGATTAAAGGAAGTACCGACACATGCCCAACCTCCTAATCCTCTTTCTAGACCAAGAATTAAATCTGCATTAGGTGTTGGGGTAAGAACCATTGATGGCCTTCTAACGATGGGAAAAGGCCAGAGGATGGGGATCTTTGCAGGAAGCGGCGTAGGAAAAAGCACCTTGCTGGGAATGATTTCACGGAATACCACAGCTGATGTCAATGTCATTGCCTTAATTGGAGAACGTGGTCGTGAGGTTCTGGATTTTATTGAGCAAAACTTGGGTGAGGAAGGGTTAAAAAAATCGGTCGTGATTGTGGCGACCTCGGACCAGCCATCCTTAATCAGAATAAAGGGTGCCTTAACGGCTACATCGATTGCAGAATATTTCCGTGATCAAGGTAAAGATGTCTTACTTGTGATGGATTCTGTTACACGATTTGCAATGGCGCAACGAGAGGTTGGACTGGCAATTGGAGAGCCGCCGACGACTAAAGGATATACCCCTTCAGTATTTGCAATGCTTCCACAACTCCTTGAGCGGGCTGGAACTGGACCAAAGGGTTCCATATCAGCCATTTATACAGTGTTGGTGGATGGTGATGATATGAACGAGCCGATTGCTGATGCTGTTCGAGGCATATTAGATGGTCATATCATCTTAAGTCGTGCGATCGGGGCAAAGGGAATTTATCCTTCTATTGATGTCTTGAATAGTGCGAGCAGGGTCATGACCGAAATTACCTCAGATGAACATTTACTTGCTGTCCGGAATTTTAAAAAGCTCCTGGCTTCTTATAATGAAGCCGAAGATTTAATTAATATCGGTGCCTATAAAAAAGGCTCCAATCGTGAAATTGATATGTCCATGCGTTTAAAGCCACAAATGGAAAATTTCTTGCGGCAAGGTATTTATGAAGGTTCTCGGTTAGAGGATGTTCAAAACTTATTAACTTCTCAATTTGGGGCGATCATGCGATGATATATAAATTTTCCTATCAAAAAGTGCTGGATTTCAAAGAAAAACAAAAAGAAATCGCTGAGCAGGAATTTGGAACAAGCAAGCTTAGGCAATTAGAAGTCGAGGAACAACTCGAGGACTTAGCATTGGAAAAAGAAAAAATTTTCAATCAGTACAATGATATGAAGCGCAAACCAGTATGGCAAATCTTAGAGGTTCAGCATGAAATTGAACATGTTAATCTACAATTGAAAAAACTGGAGCAAAAATCAGAGCAGATTTTTCATGAAGTAGAACAAAGACATAAGACCCTCATAGAAAAAACACAAGAAGCAAAAATTTGGGACCAATGGAAGGCAAAATCAGCGGCTGCCTTTAAAAAACAAATGGATCAAAAGGAACAGGCATTTTTGGATGAGATGGCTGTAATGCGGAATGCGCGAAGAATTTAAGGCGGGGATAACCAGATGGTAGAGAAAACTCGCGGAAAATTAGCCTCTTTTTTTTACATAGGGGTTATTCCGTTCATTATAAGTATTATTTTAATTGGTACTGCCATAAATTTTATGGGAGTTCCAGTCTGGAAAAGTGTGAAAGAGTGGGGAAACACACTTCCTATCATCAGTACGTTCATTCCCGATGATGGTGAGTCTAAAGCCAGTGCGAAAACCTCAGAAAACTCTGAGTACTGGAAACAACAATATCTCAGTGCGGATGAAAAGCTGAAAGAAAAGGATCTTGAAATTGATGGATTGAAAAAACAGATCAATTCTAATCAAGAAGGTCTGGATGAATTAAAGAAAAGTAATCAAGAATTACAGTTACAGATGGAAACCAAGCAAAACGAAAAAACCAAAAAGCAAATGGAACAAGTAGCTGCTATTTATGCGGATATTTCACCTTCTAAAGCAGCGTTAATGTTACAGAATATGTCTTTAGATGAAGCTGTTTTTACACTGATGCAGCTAGAACAAGATTTACAAAGCAGTATCATTGGAAGTATGAAGGATGCAAAGAAAGCAGCACAGATGACAACGGTGCTTCGTGATGCAGCCATGATAGGCGAAACCGATCCAGCATTGGTGAAAGAGCAAGTAGGTGAACTTGTTAAGAAGCAAGAAAATCCTACGACAGCATTATCAGAGACAATTGCGGGAATGAATCCCGTTCAGTCTGCCAGTATTATTCAATCTATGATGAAAACAAATTCACAAATAGCATTAGAACTTTTGAAGAATCTTACAACAGCTAGCCGGTCACAAATATTAACAGAAATAGCAAAAAGTGATACGAATACAGCGGCTCAAATTACAGCCAATTTAAAATAAATTGCCCAGGACTCCAAGGAAGGAGAAAATCATGAAATACCTCGTGTTGTTATTTGTTATGTCTATTAATCTCTTATTTTTTCAAACTACTATTCATGCTGAAGAAACGAAATCTTCAGCTGAACCTTCCGTCTATGACTCTATTCATAAGGATGAGGTGCAAAAATCGACACCCACTTCTCCCAAAGAAATGGATAGTACATCATCTTCTATTTTCCCACTATTTTTGAAGTTTATTTTCTCTTTCCTTTTGGTTATTGTTTTAATGTTTGCCCTATTGCGCTTTCTCTCAAAACGCGGAACTTCTCAATCGAACGGTTCGATTATCCCATTAGGAGGTCATGTGCTTGGTAGTAATAAATCCTTGCAAATCCTACTCATTGGGAAAACGATTTACATTGTTGGGGTAGGCGATACGATTTCTTTGGTCCGCACTCTTTCTGAAGGTGAAGAGTACCAGTACCTTTTAAAAAGCTATGAAAATCAAGCAGACACCTTAACACCATCAGATTTTTTAAAGGATTCCAAGCAAAAATGGAGTTCAGTACTACAAAAACAATTAAAAAAAATGCAGCGAGAGAACGATGAGGTGTAGGAAATATGATAAAGAAAGTAGCCTTTTTAGTTCCTATTCTTATTTTTGGAATCTATACC
This Neobacillus sp. YX16 DNA region includes the following protein-coding sequences:
- the fliG gene encoding flagellar motor switch protein FliG, coding for MATAYKLSGKQKAAILLISMGKEASSKVFNHLPDEEIEQLTLAIANIHRVDPQEKEEVLKEFHEMCIAQDYLAMGGISYAQDVLEYALGKDKAVQIIQRLTSQLQVKPFDFARRVDATQIYHFLQNEHPQTIALVLAHLEPEQSSYILSSLTEELQSDVARRIALLEQASPEVIKEVENILEQKLAATVRQDYSVVGGIESIVSILNGVDRTTEKSILETLEMKDQSLAEEIKKRMFIFEDIINLDKRAIQRVIQEVENQDLMLALKASSPDVKKVIFDNMSTRMVETFEEEMQYLGPVRVKDVEEAQGRIVSVIRRLEESGELVIARGGTDVLF
- the fliH gene encoding flagellar assembly protein FliH — its product is MSYSKVFKASQLSFMNDVKIIAQPTVKFTLSGDGESPPSPHSEEEGKATHQVHFMLEEAKAEAQAIIDNARKQAQSMEEATDAKVNQWWEENQKKLENLSFEAKQQGYQDGFELGRKDSENELKQQYREKMEQIQHLLNQAYQQKEEIIAEAEPFLLELSTVIASQIIKQELDQSPDKFIELIKQHILRVKEKESITVCVHPDDFDFIQGQRSHLIAMVNGETEIKIFPDHSISSKGCVIRTAFGSVDARIDTQLEEIKKVILEARRVNDQNVVS
- the fliI gene encoding flagellar protein export ATPase FliI; amino-acid sequence: MTKMLSADQYIKLVRGMDPVRVNGKITQIIGLTIESQGPDVRIGEMCSIYPSGSQDPIQAEVVGIRENKVLLMPLGEVRSIGPGCDVVASGKPMMVKAGHQLLGRILDGLGQPLDGKPLPLGLKEVPTHAQPPNPLSRPRIKSALGVGVRTIDGLLTMGKGQRMGIFAGSGVGKSTLLGMISRNTTADVNVIALIGERGREVLDFIEQNLGEEGLKKSVVIVATSDQPSLIRIKGALTATSIAEYFRDQGKDVLLVMDSVTRFAMAQREVGLAIGEPPTTKGYTPSVFAMLPQLLERAGTGPKGSISAIYTVLVDGDDMNEPIADAVRGILDGHIILSRAIGAKGIYPSIDVLNSASRVMTEITSDEHLLAVRNFKKLLASYNEAEDLINIGAYKKGSNREIDMSMRLKPQMENFLRQGIYEGSRLEDVQNLLTSQFGAIMR
- a CDS encoding flagellar FliJ family protein, with the translated sequence MIYKFSYQKVLDFKEKQKEIAEQEFGTSKLRQLEVEEQLEDLALEKEKIFNQYNDMKRKPVWQILEVQHEIEHVNLQLKKLEQKSEQIFHEVEQRHKTLIEKTQEAKIWDQWKAKSAAAFKKQMDQKEQAFLDEMAVMRNARRI
- a CDS encoding flagellar biosynthetic protein FliO codes for the protein MKYLVLLFVMSINLLFFQTTIHAEETKSSAEPSVYDSIHKDEVQKSTPTSPKEMDSTSSSIFPLFLKFIFSFLLVIVLMFALLRFLSKRGTSQSNGSIIPLGGHVLGSNKSLQILLIGKTIYIVGVGDTISLVRTLSEGEEYQYLLKSYENQADTLTPSDFLKDSKQKWSSVLQKQLKKMQRENDEV